One Setaria viridis chromosome 3, Setaria_viridis_v4.0, whole genome shotgun sequence DNA window includes the following coding sequences:
- the LOC117849375 gene encoding uncharacterized protein, producing MAQRGSGGGGGSAGTNHNRQPAMAQRGGGGLAGTNHNRQLATARAAAAMALRGGGGRGLAGINRNRQPAAAAAMAQRGVGVGVGSIGINDHNRRQQLLASYYRDLSLAPPPPAAVVGDNAGSLSDIEDPPLDLLAVNSARVAAAPPLTDAPGAGLGIRWFDVETRHGRRRRAEPSEEDDEGSSHRRRQRQTEDEASSEAGAASPEQIYEALKEIPDLGRADLLRAYSKLIHDARQFRCLMALPSDMRKDWLLMEIGNQ from the exons atggcgcagagaggcagcggcggcggcggaggctcggCCGGAACCAACCACAACAGGCAACCGGCGATGGCgcagagaggcggcggcggcttggccggAACTAACCACAACCGGCAACTGGCAacggcgagagcggcggcggcgatggcgctgagaggaggcggcggccgcggcttgGCCGGAATCAACCGCAACCGGcaaccggcggcagcggcggcaatggcgcAGAGAggtgtcggcgtcggcgtcggctcGATCGGAATCAACGACCACAACCGCCGCCAGCAGCTGCTGGCATCCTACTACCGTGACTTgtccctggcgccgccgcccccggcggcggtggttggTGACAACGCGGGCTCGTTGTCGGACATCGAGGACCCGCCGCTCGATCTCCTGGCCGTGAACTCGGCGCGcgttgctgctgctcctccactCACGGACGCGCCCGGCGCTGGCCTCGGCATCCGGTGGTTCGACGTCGAGacgcgccatggccgccgccgccgcgcggagccgtccgaggaggacgacgaggggtccagccaccgccgccgccagagacAG ACTGAAGACGAAGCCAGCAGCGAGGCAGGAGCTGCTTCCCCGGAACAGATCTACGAGGCGCTCAAGGAGATACCCGACCTGGGCCGTGCTGATCTGCTGAGAGCCTACAGCAAGCTCATCCACGATGCTCGCCAGTTCAGGTGCCTCATGGCGTTGCCCAGCGACATGAGGAAGGACTGGCTGCTCATGGAGATCGGCAACCAGTGA